In Populus nigra chromosome 1, ddPopNigr1.1, whole genome shotgun sequence, one genomic interval encodes:
- the LOC133700107 gene encoding uncharacterized protein LOC133700107 — MGRTSEIGGLISAVAASISFSQSNLVSFADGPFNFSPFSSSNPSPSPPQTSSLSGQSQPSALPPSTVAGSGESGPRAPRNDNPRTTSSGFDPEALERGAKALKEIASSSHAKKVFESIKTQEATRQAELAAKAAEYKAMQAQAETERQRVVYDEQKKLAQHQAQTKSQMARYEDELARKRMQAENEYQRARNQELVKLQEESSIRLEQARRATEEQIQAQRRQTEREKAEVERETIRVRAMAEAEGRAHEAKLAEDVNRRILKDRANAEMEKWVAAINTTFEHIGGGLRAVLTDQNKLVVVVGGVTALAAGIYTTREGARVIWSYVDRILGQPSLIRESSKGKYPWSGVFTRSFRTLSNGANKGSASKNGNGFGDVILHPSLQKRIEQLANATANTKSHQAPFRNMLFYGPPGTGKTMAARELAQKSGLDYALMTGGDVAPLGSQAVTKIHQLFDWAKKSRRGLLLFIDEADAFLCERNKTYMSEAQRSALNALLFRTGDQSKDIVLALATNRPGDLDSAVADRIDEVLEFPLPQTEERFKLLKLYLDKYIAQAGSRKSGWLQNLFKRQPQKIEIKGLTDDILKEAAERTEGFSGREIAKLMASVQAAVYGSQNCVLDAALFREVVDYKVAEHQQRSKLASKSHEKSA, encoded by the exons ATGGGAAGAACAAGTGAAATTGGAGGGCTAATCTCAGCAGTAGCAgcctccatttctttttctcaatCAAATCTTGTGTCTTTTGCTGATGGCCCTTTtaatttctctcctttttcttcctcaaatccTTCTCCTTCCCCTCCTCAAACTTCTTCTCTTTCTGGCCAATCTCAGCCGTCCGCTTTGCCTCCATCAACGGTCGCGGGTAGTGGTGAGTCTGGTCCTAGAGCTCCTAGGAATGATAACCCACGAACGACGTCGTCTGGTTTTGATCCTGAGGCTTTAGAGAGAGGTGCTAAGGCTCTGAAGGAGATTGCCTCTTCTTCCCATGCTAAAAAG GTCTTTGAATCTATAAAGACACAAGAAGCAACGAGACAGGCAGAATTGGCTGCAAAGGCTGCAGAATATAAGGCAATGCAAGCTCAGGCAGAAACT GAGAGACAAAGGGTGGTATATGACGAGCAGAAGAAGCTGGCTCAGCACCAGGCGCAAACTAAATCCCAGATGGCTCGCTATGAAGATGAGCTGGCTAGGAAGAGGATGCAG GCTGAAAATGAATATCAAAGAGCAAGGAACCAAGAGCTCGTGAAACTGCAAGAAGAATCATCAATAAGACTGGAGCAGGCTCGAAGAGCAACAGAAGAACAGATTCAAGCACAGCGGCGACAAACAGAGAGGGAAAAGGCTGAGGTAGAACGTGAAACAATTAGAGTGAGAGCTATGGCAGAAGCAGAAGGGAGAGCCCATGAAGCAAAGCTAGCTGAAGATGTTAATAGGCGAATACTGAAGGATCGTGCAAATGCTGAAATGGAGAAATGGGTTGCTGCAATAAACACTACCTTTGAGCACATTGGAG GTGGTTTGCGAGCTGTTTTAACCGATCAAAACAAGCTGGTTGTTGTTGTGGGAGGGGTCACAGCTCTTGCAGCGGGGATTTACACAACAAG AGAAGGCGCTCGAGTGATCTGGAGCTATGTGGATAGAATATTAGGACAACCATCACTAATACGAGAGTCCTCCAAGGGCAAATACCCTTGGTCAGGAGTTTTTACCCGTTCCTTTAGAACTTTATCAAATGGTGCTAATAAAGGGTCAGCTTCTAAAAATGGAAATGGATTTGGTGATGTGATTTTACATCCTTCTCTTCAGAAACGAATTGAACAGCTGGCTAATGCAACTGCCAATACAAAATCCCATCAGGCTCCGTTTCGAAACATGCTTTTCTATGGTCCTCCAGGAACAGGGAAAACAATGGCTGCTAGAGAGTTGGCTCAAAAATCT GGTTTAGATTATGCCTTGATGACTGGTGGAGATGTTGCTCCTCTGGGATCACAGGCTGTCACAAAGATTCACCAGTTATTTGACTGGGCCAAGAAGTCTCGGAGGGGTTTGTTGCTATTCATTGATGAAGCAGATGCATTTCTGTGCGA GCGGAATAAGACCTACATGAGCGAAGCTCAACGAAGTGCACTTAATGCCCTTCTTTTCCGAACTGGGGACCAGTCCAAGGACATAGTCCTTGCTCTTGCCACAAACCGCCCTGGTGATCTTGATTCAGCTGTTGCAGACCGTATAGATGAAGTCCTGGAATTTCCTTTACCTCAGACAGAGGAACGTTTCAAGCTGCTCAAGCTTTATCTGGACAAGTATATAGCTCAGGCTGGATCAAGAAAATCTGGCTGGCTTCAGAACTTGTTCAAAAGACAACCGCAGAAGATAGAAATAAAGGGATTGACCGATGATATCTTAAAGGAAGCAGCAGAAAGAACAGAGGGATTTTCTGGGAGAGAAATAGCAAAATTGATGGCAAGTGTCCAAGCAGCAGTTTATGGAAGTCAGAATTGTGTGCTTGACGCGGCCCTCTTCAGAGAAGTGGTAGATTATAAAGTTGCAGAACATCAACAAAGGAGTAAACTGGCATCAAAATCACATGAAAAAAGTGCTTAA
- the LOC133703156 gene encoding protein PAT1 homolog isoform X1: protein MMMDGGSIEQAPKIGDNSTEGAVFDASQYAFFGKDHVEEVELGGLEDGEELPAADFEEEEFLFDRQEGEVSRSLSDIDDLAITFSKLNKGVNGPRSTGIIGDRGSRESSSAAEWAQGEDFPNWFDQQLLDQDGVEDGTRWSSQPYSSTARLAESKHLYRTSSYPEQQQQQQPHHQHYSSEPILVPKSSYTSNPPLGGQSPQSSPNHGHPNIQYLAGGHQIALSPFSNSQLPLSSLHHGSPHYSGNLPQFSSGLSANSRPPSQWVNHTGLYPGDHPNRLTNMLQPPLSNQNGIMPPQLIPQLQSQQHRLHPPVQSSSGHLLGMQSQVFNPHLSLSPPMTNNFDTMLGLTDRDQRPKSVQKVRPMVRYPQQGFDVNGQKFDIGWPQFRSKHMTTDEIETILRMQLAATHSNDPYVDDYYHQACLSKKTAGAKLRHHFCPIHLRDLPPRARANAEPHAFLQVDALGRIPFSSIRRPRPLLEVEPPNSTGGGNTEQNSAEKPLEQEPMLAARVTIEDGLCLLLDVDDIDRFLEFNQFHEGGTQLRRRRQALLEELAASMQLVDPLGKNGHTVGLAPKDDFVFLRLVSLPKGQKLLARYLQLIFPGGDLMRIVCMAIFRHLRFLFGGLLFDIGVAETTNNLARSVSLCVRRMDLCSLSACLAAVVCSSEQPPLRPLGSSAGNGASLILLSVLERATELLNDLHDASNYNATNGALWKASFDEFFSLLIKYCINKYDGIMQSSLSDSDPAESIKRELPMELLRASVPLTNDYQKKLLYDLSQRSLVGQDGGNGGDINSEVVLS from the exons ATGATGATGGATGGGGGTAGTATTGAACAAGCTCCCAAGATTGGAGATAACTCTACAG AAGGTGCTGTATTTGATGCATCTCAATATGCATTCTTTGGTAAAGATCATGTTGAGGAAGTTGAGTTAGGTGGGTTGGAGGATGGCGAGGAGTTGCCTGCCGCTGATTTTGAAGAGGAAGAGTTTCTCTTTGATAGACAAGAG GGTGAGGTTTCACGATCTCTATCTGACATTGATGATCTTGCAATTACATTTTCAAAG TTGAACAAGGGTGTCAATGGACCGAGAAGCACTGGGATAATTGGTGATAGGGGATCCAGAGAAA GTTCATCTGCTGCTGAATGGGCACAGGGAGAGGATTTTCCTAATTGGTTTGACCAGCAGCTACTTGACCAAGATGGCGTTGAGGATGGCACAAGATGGTCGTCGCAGCCATATTCTTCTACTGCTCGCCTTGCAGAATCAAAGCATCTATACCGAACCTCTTCATACCctgagcagcagcagcagcagcaaccacACCACCAACACTACTCTAGTGAACCTATTCTTGTGCCAAAATCTTCTTACACTTCAAATCCTCCCCTGGGTGGCCAATCTCCACAGTCCTCACCGAACCACGGTCATCCAAATATTCAATATCTTGCTGGTGGCCACCAAATAGCATTATCCCCCTTCTCTAATTCTCAGCTTCCATTGAGCAGCTTACATCATGGATCACCACATTACAGTGGGAATTTGCCTCAATTCAGTTCTGGTCTTTCTGCTAATAGCCGGCCACCAAGCCAGTGGGTCAACCATACAGGCTTATATCCTGGAGATCATCCCAACCGCTTGACCAATATGTTGCAACCACCATTATCTAATCAGAATGGGATCATGCCTCCACAGTTGATCCCACAACTTCAGTCACAACAGCATAGGTTGCACCCCCCAGTTCAGTCATCATCTGGCCATTTATTGGGCATGCAATCTCAAGTGTTCAATCCCCATCTCTCTTTATCCCCGCCAATGACGAACAACTTTGACACAATGCTTGGTCTGACCGATAGAGATCAAAGACCAAAATCAGTTCAGAAAGTTAGACCAATGGTGCGTTATCCTCAACAAGGCTTTGATGTCAATGGTCAGAAGTTTGATATTGGCTGGCCGCAGTTCAGAtccaagcatatgactactgatGAAATTGAAACTATTCTCAGAATGCAGCTAGCTGCAACACACAGTAATGACCCATACGTGGATGATTATTATCACCAGGCTTGCCTTTCAAAAAAAACAGCTGGGGCAAAGCTCAGACATCATTTCTGCCCAATTCACTTGAGGGATCTTCCTCCCCGAGCACGAGCTAATGCTGAGCCGCATGCTTTTCTCCAGGTTGATGCTCTTGGGAGAATTCCTTTCTCTTCGATTCGTAGGCCTCGTCCTCTTCTTGAAGTTGAACCTCCAAATTCTACTGGTGGTGGTAATACCGAGCAGAATTCTGCTGAGAAGCCCCTAGAACAGGAGCCAATGCTTGCAGCTAGAGTCACAATTGAAGATGGTCTTTGCCTTCTTCTTGATGTAGATGATATTGATCGTTTTCTAGAATTCAATCAGTTCCATGAGGGTGGAACCCAGTTGAGACGCAGGAGGCAGGCCTTGTTGGAAGAGCTGGCAGCATCCATGCAATTGGTTGACCCTCTCGGCAAGAATGGCCACACAGTTGGACTTGCTCCCAaggatgattttgttttcttgcgTTTAGTATCTCTTCCCAAGGGACAGAAGCTCCTTGCAAGGTaccttcaacttatttttccaGGTGGTGATCTCATGCGGATTGTCTGCATGGCCATTTTTCGTCATTTAAGGTTTTTGTTTGGAGGTCTCCTGTTTGATATTGGAGTTGCGGAAACCACAAATAACCTTGCAAGGTCTGTATCATTATGTGTTCGTCGCATGGATCTTTGTTCACTCAGTGCCTGTCTTGCTGCAGTGGTTTGCTCCTCAGAGCAGCCACCCCTTCGCCCCCTCGGAAGCTCAGCTGGAAATGGGGCTTCCCTCATATTATTGTCTGTGTTGGAGAGGGCAACTGAACTATTAAATGATCTTCATGATGCTAGCAACTACAATGCGACAAATGGGGCACTTTGGAAGGCCTCATTTGATGAGTTTTTTAGCCTGCTTATTAAATATTGCATAAATAAATACGATGGTATTATGCAGTCTTCTCTATCAGATTCAGATCCAGCTGAATCTATTAAGAGGGAACTACCTATGGAGCTCTTGCGTGCAAGTGTTCCCCTCACTAATGACTACCAGAAAAAGCTGTTATATGATCTTTCCCAGCGTTCCTTAGTTGGTCAGGATGGTGGTAATGGTGGTGACATCAATTCTGAAGTGGTACTGAGTTAA
- the LOC133680939 gene encoding auxin-responsive protein SAUR78 yields the protein MKKISLILRKCKSLSRQLGRSSSYSGPRSKSTREDLWGHHDHKQEDENHATIFVGSTRKRYVISSKYLSHPLVNALIEKSKQKPGEDSILVVRCEVVFFDHLLWMLENADPSVNFGSLEELADLYMF from the coding sequence atgaagaagaTCAGTTTGATACTACGTAAATGCAAGAGTCTGTCGAGGCAACTAGGGAGATCTTCATCTTACAGTGGCCCAAGGTCCAAATCTACCAGAGAAGATTTATGGGGTCATCATGATCATAAGCAAGAAGATGAAAACCATGCGACTATATTTGTTGGAAGCACAAGGAAGAGGTATGTCATCAGCTCCAAGTATTTGAGCCATCCTTTAGTGAATGCTCTCATCGAGAAGTCAAAGCAAAAGCCGGGAGAGGATAGCATTTTGGTGGTGAGATGCGAGGTTGTCTTTTTTGACCACCTTTTATGGATGCTTGAAAATGCAGATCCAAGTGTTAATTTTGGTTCTTTGGAAGAACTAGCTGATCTCTACATGTTCTAG
- the LOC133692017 gene encoding uncharacterized protein LOC133692017, producing the protein MARVACSNLVPALSLLPKKSTSSFPLCRNHSFFTNNSQFTGFFGIANRRFSASSSKISMSLKAGIVGLPNVGKSTLFNAVVENGKAQAANFPFCTIEPNVGIVAVPDSRLNVLSELSKSQRAVPASIEFVDIAGLVKGASQGEGLGNKFLSHIREVDSILQVVRCFDDNDIVHVNGKVDPKSDIDVINLELVFSDLDQIEKRLEKLKKGKARDSQSKLKEEAEKSALERIREALMDGKPARSVALTDFEKDAVKHLCLLTMKPVIYVANVAESELADAGNNPYVKEVMNLASELQSGLVTISAQVESELTELPFEERNEFLKSLGVSESGLGNLITATYSLLGLRTYFTSGEKESKAWTIHAGMTAPQAAGVIHSDFEKGFIRAETVSYDDFVAAGSLAAAREKGLLRSEGKDYIVQEGDVMLFRFNV; encoded by the exons ATGGCAAGAGTAGCGTGCAGCAACCTTGTACCTGCCTTGTCTCTTCTTCCAAAGAAATCAACATCATCATTTCCTCTGTGTAGAAACCATTCTTTCTTCACTAACAACTCCCAATTTACAGGGTTTTTTGGGATTGCCAATAGGCGGTTTTCCGCTTCTTCTTCAAAAATAAGCATGAGCTTGAAAGCTGGAATTGTTGGCCTTCCTAACGTCGGCAAATCCACTCTCTTCAATGCTGTT GTGGAGAATGGAAAAGCTCAAGCTGCTAATTTTCCGTTTTGTACAATAGAGCCGAATGTAGGGATTGTTGCTGTTCCAGATTCAAGACTCAATGTACTTTCTGAACTAAGCAAGTCTCAACGAGCTGTCCCGGCATCTATTGAATTTGTAGATATTGCTGGCCTTGTCAAGGGTGCCAGTCAAGGGGAG GGGTTGGGTAACAAGTTCTTATCTCATATTCGAGAAGTTGATTCCATTCTTCAG GTTGTTCGCTGTTTTGATGATAATGACATTGTTCATGTAAATGGCAAGGTCGATCCTAAATCTGATATTGATGTAATCAACTTAGAGCTTGTTTTCTCAGACTTGGATCAG ATTGAAAAAAGATTAGAGAAGCTCAAGAAAGGGAAGGCGAGGGATTCACAATCAAAACTCAAG GAAGAGGCTGAAAAGTCTGCCTTGGAAAGGATTCGAGAGGCACTCATGGATGGAAAACCAGCACGATCTGTAGCATTAACAGATTTTGAGAAGGATGCAGTAAAGCATCTTTGCTTGCTTACTATGAAACCAGTCATATATGTGGCAAATGTTGCAGAATCTGAGCTAGCTGATGCTGGAAATAATCCTTATGTCAAAGAAGTGATGAATCTTGCATCTGAGTTACAATCTGGACTAGTTACAATTTCTGCACAG GTTGAATCAGAGCTTACAGAACTGCCATTTGAAGAACGAAATGAATTTCTGAAATCACTTGGTGTTAGTGAAAGCGGCCTTGGAAACCTCATCACAGCAACATATAGCCTTCTGGGGTTGCGTACATACTTTACCTCTGGAGAGAAG GAATCAAAAGCATGGACTATACATGCAG GAATGACAGCACCTCAAGCTGCTGGAGTTATACATTCTGACTTTGAGAAGGGTTTTATTCGAGCTGAGACA gTGTCTTATGATGATTTCGTGGCTGCTGGTTCACTTGCTGCCGCAAGGGAAAAAGGACTT TTGAGATCTGAGGGCAAGGACTACATAGTTCAAGAAGGAGATGTAATGCTGTTTCGTTTCAACGTTTAA
- the LOC133671055 gene encoding pumilio homolog 12-like has translation METSSGSSPRNCLLAANGGSLQGIQETRINGLPQYQAWFANSTLVPPPLFPGTIWGSNRLGDGWDFQGSRLQSGAKSFVPNLNYSPSGSVVDEGASIVGSNTGPSDYSVVKNQEKLNNVRNFICLLQGDRFVNYCLDKDGSKTLHGLLSLRDPEITCQICKKVLDLSSRGNPVFFELMLNQHGWHVFSELIDSLNHQQLKLITYEITKDLSIFIALTFHTHGSNLIKKVIRILRRSHLISSVTNNLCAAFLLIMTNRIGSYVVSECLNHLRAEDNKALYEAAITWCLDLAIDHEGSIALIRVINTIQGLQRYRLLNILSRNAVFLSQDPEGNYVIQKVISINNPLFTQNVCHLLIGHYETISLQKGGSHIVEKCLDTEWKGWIIENFLSNTNTLLHVAKDEFGNYVIQKALKVTKKSGSPLYHKLLSRLKPHLSILQSGYGRNVFNLITGGQSVKKV, from the coding sequence ATGGAGACATCTTCAGGTTCTTCTCCAAGGAACTGCCTTTTGGCTGCTAATGGTGGTTCTTTACAAGGAATTCAAGAAACCAGGATTAATGGGTTGCCACAGTATCAGGCCTGGTTTGCGAATTCGACTCTAGTTCCACCGCCACTGTTTCCTGGAACTATCTGGGGATCAAACAGATTGGGCGATGGATGGGATTTTCAAGGTTCAAGATTGCAGTCCGGGGCAAAGAGTTTTGTTCCGAATTTAAACTACTCTCCGAGTGGTTCTGTCGTCGATGAGGGAGCAAGTATTGTTGGTTCTAACACAGGACCAAGTGATTACAGTGTGGTGAAGAATCAAGAAAAGCTTAACAACGTAAGGAACTTCATTTGTCTGCTTCAAGGAGATAGATTTGTCAACTATTGTTTAGACAAAGATGGTTCAAAAACACTTCATGGTTTATTGAGTTTGAGGGACCCAGAGATTACATGTCAGATATGCAAGAAAGTTTTGGACTTGTCATCAAGAGGAAACCCCGTTTTTTTCGAGCTGATGCTTAATCAACATGGATGGCATGTCTTTTCTGAGCTAATTGATTCCTTGAATCATCAACAGTTGAAATTGATTACATATGAGATAACCAAGGACTTGTCCATTTTTATTGCATTGACATTCCACACACACGGTTCGAACTTGATAAAGAAGGTCATTAGAATACTCAGGAGATCACATTTGATTTCGTCCGTGACCAACAATCTGTGTGCTGCGTTTCTTCTGATCATGACCAATCGGATAGGTTCGTATGTTGTATCGGAGTGCTTAAACCACCTGAGAGCTGAAGATAACAAGGCATTATATGAAGCAGCGATTACATGGTGTCTTGATTTAGCAATAGACCATGAAGGATCCATAGCCTTAATCAGGGTCATTAACACCATCCAAGGTCTGCAAAGATATCGGCTCCTGAATATCCTATCTAGAAATGCAGTATTCCTGTCGCAGGATCCGGAAGGGAACTATGTGATTCAGAAGGTCATATCAATCAATAATCCTTTATTCACCCAAAATGTATGTCATCTCCTTATAGGCCATTATGAAACCATATCCTTGCAGAAAGGAGGCAGTCATATTGTCGAAAAATGCTTGGATACAGAGTGGAAGGGTTGGataattgagaattttctaaGCAACACCAACACACTATTGCATGTTGCTAAAGATGAATTTGGTAATTATGTGATCCAGAAAGCACTGAAAGTCACCAAGAAATCAGGCAGTCCACTCTACCACAAACTTTTGTCGCGCCTGAAGCCACATCTTAGCATTCTGCAGTCTGGATACGGAAGGAATGTCTTCAATTTGATCACCGGTGGACAGTCAGTTAAGAAGGTGTAG
- the LOC133703156 gene encoding protein PAT1 homolog isoform X2, which translates to MMMDGGSIEQAPKIGDNSTGAVFDASQYAFFGKDHVEEVELGGLEDGEELPAADFEEEEFLFDRQEGEVSRSLSDIDDLAITFSKLNKGVNGPRSTGIIGDRGSRESSSAAEWAQGEDFPNWFDQQLLDQDGVEDGTRWSSQPYSSTARLAESKHLYRTSSYPEQQQQQQPHHQHYSSEPILVPKSSYTSNPPLGGQSPQSSPNHGHPNIQYLAGGHQIALSPFSNSQLPLSSLHHGSPHYSGNLPQFSSGLSANSRPPSQWVNHTGLYPGDHPNRLTNMLQPPLSNQNGIMPPQLIPQLQSQQHRLHPPVQSSSGHLLGMQSQVFNPHLSLSPPMTNNFDTMLGLTDRDQRPKSVQKVRPMVRYPQQGFDVNGQKFDIGWPQFRSKHMTTDEIETILRMQLAATHSNDPYVDDYYHQACLSKKTAGAKLRHHFCPIHLRDLPPRARANAEPHAFLQVDALGRIPFSSIRRPRPLLEVEPPNSTGGGNTEQNSAEKPLEQEPMLAARVTIEDGLCLLLDVDDIDRFLEFNQFHEGGTQLRRRRQALLEELAASMQLVDPLGKNGHTVGLAPKDDFVFLRLVSLPKGQKLLARYLQLIFPGGDLMRIVCMAIFRHLRFLFGGLLFDIGVAETTNNLARSVSLCVRRMDLCSLSACLAAVVCSSEQPPLRPLGSSAGNGASLILLSVLERATELLNDLHDASNYNATNGALWKASFDEFFSLLIKYCINKYDGIMQSSLSDSDPAESIKRELPMELLRASVPLTNDYQKKLLYDLSQRSLVGQDGGNGGDINSEVVLS; encoded by the exons ATGATGATGGATGGGGGTAGTATTGAACAAGCTCCCAAGATTGGAGATAACTCTACAG GTGCTGTATTTGATGCATCTCAATATGCATTCTTTGGTAAAGATCATGTTGAGGAAGTTGAGTTAGGTGGGTTGGAGGATGGCGAGGAGTTGCCTGCCGCTGATTTTGAAGAGGAAGAGTTTCTCTTTGATAGACAAGAG GGTGAGGTTTCACGATCTCTATCTGACATTGATGATCTTGCAATTACATTTTCAAAG TTGAACAAGGGTGTCAATGGACCGAGAAGCACTGGGATAATTGGTGATAGGGGATCCAGAGAAA GTTCATCTGCTGCTGAATGGGCACAGGGAGAGGATTTTCCTAATTGGTTTGACCAGCAGCTACTTGACCAAGATGGCGTTGAGGATGGCACAAGATGGTCGTCGCAGCCATATTCTTCTACTGCTCGCCTTGCAGAATCAAAGCATCTATACCGAACCTCTTCATACCctgagcagcagcagcagcagcaaccacACCACCAACACTACTCTAGTGAACCTATTCTTGTGCCAAAATCTTCTTACACTTCAAATCCTCCCCTGGGTGGCCAATCTCCACAGTCCTCACCGAACCACGGTCATCCAAATATTCAATATCTTGCTGGTGGCCACCAAATAGCATTATCCCCCTTCTCTAATTCTCAGCTTCCATTGAGCAGCTTACATCATGGATCACCACATTACAGTGGGAATTTGCCTCAATTCAGTTCTGGTCTTTCTGCTAATAGCCGGCCACCAAGCCAGTGGGTCAACCATACAGGCTTATATCCTGGAGATCATCCCAACCGCTTGACCAATATGTTGCAACCACCATTATCTAATCAGAATGGGATCATGCCTCCACAGTTGATCCCACAACTTCAGTCACAACAGCATAGGTTGCACCCCCCAGTTCAGTCATCATCTGGCCATTTATTGGGCATGCAATCTCAAGTGTTCAATCCCCATCTCTCTTTATCCCCGCCAATGACGAACAACTTTGACACAATGCTTGGTCTGACCGATAGAGATCAAAGACCAAAATCAGTTCAGAAAGTTAGACCAATGGTGCGTTATCCTCAACAAGGCTTTGATGTCAATGGTCAGAAGTTTGATATTGGCTGGCCGCAGTTCAGAtccaagcatatgactactgatGAAATTGAAACTATTCTCAGAATGCAGCTAGCTGCAACACACAGTAATGACCCATACGTGGATGATTATTATCACCAGGCTTGCCTTTCAAAAAAAACAGCTGGGGCAAAGCTCAGACATCATTTCTGCCCAATTCACTTGAGGGATCTTCCTCCCCGAGCACGAGCTAATGCTGAGCCGCATGCTTTTCTCCAGGTTGATGCTCTTGGGAGAATTCCTTTCTCTTCGATTCGTAGGCCTCGTCCTCTTCTTGAAGTTGAACCTCCAAATTCTACTGGTGGTGGTAATACCGAGCAGAATTCTGCTGAGAAGCCCCTAGAACAGGAGCCAATGCTTGCAGCTAGAGTCACAATTGAAGATGGTCTTTGCCTTCTTCTTGATGTAGATGATATTGATCGTTTTCTAGAATTCAATCAGTTCCATGAGGGTGGAACCCAGTTGAGACGCAGGAGGCAGGCCTTGTTGGAAGAGCTGGCAGCATCCATGCAATTGGTTGACCCTCTCGGCAAGAATGGCCACACAGTTGGACTTGCTCCCAaggatgattttgttttcttgcgTTTAGTATCTCTTCCCAAGGGACAGAAGCTCCTTGCAAGGTaccttcaacttatttttccaGGTGGTGATCTCATGCGGATTGTCTGCATGGCCATTTTTCGTCATTTAAGGTTTTTGTTTGGAGGTCTCCTGTTTGATATTGGAGTTGCGGAAACCACAAATAACCTTGCAAGGTCTGTATCATTATGTGTTCGTCGCATGGATCTTTGTTCACTCAGTGCCTGTCTTGCTGCAGTGGTTTGCTCCTCAGAGCAGCCACCCCTTCGCCCCCTCGGAAGCTCAGCTGGAAATGGGGCTTCCCTCATATTATTGTCTGTGTTGGAGAGGGCAACTGAACTATTAAATGATCTTCATGATGCTAGCAACTACAATGCGACAAATGGGGCACTTTGGAAGGCCTCATTTGATGAGTTTTTTAGCCTGCTTATTAAATATTGCATAAATAAATACGATGGTATTATGCAGTCTTCTCTATCAGATTCAGATCCAGCTGAATCTATTAAGAGGGAACTACCTATGGAGCTCTTGCGTGCAAGTGTTCCCCTCACTAATGACTACCAGAAAAAGCTGTTATATGATCTTTCCCAGCGTTCCTTAGTTGGTCAGGATGGTGGTAATGGTGGTGACATCAATTCTGAAGTGGTACTGAGTTAA